A window of the Plasmodium vivax chromosome 12, whole genome shotgun sequence genome harbors these coding sequences:
- a CDS encoding leucine carboxyl methyltransferase, putative (encoded by transcript PVX_118505A), whose product MNSLKSTNVRVQSTTHEAASSKLSAVNLGYYSDPFLKYFVKRIEKRSPLINRGYYARVAAVRQYIELFFKSLEEEEPVQVVNIGAGLDTTFFWISEQRKNATYYEMDFHELLREKANIINRVDELRGFLKGADQGDVASKPEVEGKPEAEGKPGEENKPGVGADLINCANYKMLSFDLNHSSLLEKHLTSYGFDFSIPTLFICECVLIYLEISSSDSLIQTLAGLMRSTSCMLVYEQVNPNTAFGKVMISNFSQRGIELKSIFKYDSLEKQLCRFKSLGWSHVYISDMNEIYDYHLNRDEKKKIEKIEMFDEFEEWRLLQNHYFILVAFSPSEDLSKNALYVFLKNMKDGGGGFSPNV is encoded by the exons ATGAATTCGTTAAAATCAACCAACGTCCGAGTGCAGAGCACAACCCATGAGGCGGCCAGCAGCAAACT TTCCGCCGTTAATCTAGGATACTACTCGGACCCgttcttaaaatattttgtcaAAAGGATCGAGAAAAGGAGTCCCCTCATAAACAGAG GCTATTACGCCCGCGTCGCCGCAGTGAGGCAGTACATTGAGCTCTTTTTCAAGTCCCTAGAGGAG GAGGAACCCGTCCAGGTAGTGAACATCGGGGCCGGCTTGGACACCACCTTCTTTTGGATAAGC GAACAGCGGAAAAATGCCACCTATTACGAAATGGACTTCCACGAACTGCTGCGGGAAAAGGCGAACATAATAAACCGCGTCGATGAGTTGAGGGGCTTTCTAAAGGGAGCGGATCAGGGCGACGTGGCAAGCAAGCCAGAGGTGGAGGGCAAGCCAGAGGCGGAGGGCAAACCTGGCGAGGAGAACAAACCCGGCGTGGGCGCAGATCTCATCAACTGCGCCAACTACAAAATGCTGTCGTTCGACCTGAACCACTCGAGTCTCCTGGAGAAGCACTTAACGAGTTACGGGTTCGACTTCTCAATCCCCACTCTGTTCATTTGCGAGTGcgttttaatttatttggaGATAAGCAGCAGCGACAGTTTGATACAAACGCTGGCCGGCCTTATGCGAAGCACCTCCTGCATGTTGGTGTATGAACAG GTCAACCCGAACACCGCCTTCGGAAAGGTGATGATAAGCAATTTCAGCCAAAGAGGAATAGAACTGAAAAGCATCTTCAAGTACGACAGTTTGGAAAAGCAACTTTGCAGATTTAAGTCCCTCGGATGGAGTCATGTCTACATAAGTGACATGAACGAAATTTATGATTATCACTTAAATCgggatgagaaaaaaaaaattgaaaaaatagaaatgtTTGATGAGTTTGAAGAATGGAGGTTGCTACAGAATCATTACTTCATTCTCGTTGCGTTTAGTCCTTCTGAAGATTTAAGCAAGAATGCtctgtatgtttttttaaagaacatGAAAGATGGGGGAGGAGGGTTTTCTCCAAATGTTTAG
- a CDS encoding hypothetical protein, conserved (encoded by transcript PVX_118510A) yields MFIFESAQHYFNFFRNFNGCYTDNKLLKYFFKKSYNNWFNDPTQYNYYFISYYAVAISFSVLMRNLLFNPDVHFRRQDKRRNIVDRYQHHAYSVPYYNHWLRNFSQSFKCTLIDNEPDYQDEDPLHIRPKRVQFYGRFPFFFEVPRYGVDDPYYEKNSHKYMQKYYESIGYVKPSEPQEG; encoded by the coding sequence ATGTTTATATTCGAGAGCGCGCAACACTACTTTAACTTCTTCCGGAACTTTAATGGATGCTACACAGATAACAAGCTgctgaaatatttttttaaaaaaagttacaacaACTGGTTTAACGATCCGACTCAGTACAACTATTACTTTATTTCCTACTATGCAGTGGcaatttccttttccgttttgatGAGGAATTTGCTGTTCAACCCGGACGTTCATTTTAGGAGACAGGACAAGAGAAGAAACATTGTTGATCGGTACCAGCACCATGCGTATTCAGTTCCCTACTACAACCACTGGTTAAGAAATTTTAGCCAGTCGTTTAAGTGCACACTGATAGACAACGAACCGGATTACCAGGATGAGGACCCTTTGCACATTCGCCCCAAGCGGGTCCAGTTTTACGGGAGGTTCCCGTTCTTCTTTGAGGTCCCAAGGTACGGCGTGGATGACCCCTATTACGAAAAGAACTCGCATAAGTACATGCAGAAGTACTACGAGAGCATTGGGTATGTGAAGCCGAGCGAGCCGCAGGAGGGTTAG
- a CDS encoding histone, putative (encoded by transcript PVX_118515A): protein MNVKNVKDDEVDAFWKNQLAEISNMSVEDLRTHNLPISRIKKIMKEDDEIKSNQMVSADTPVLLAKACELFIMELTNYAWKFTEESKRRTLQRQDVISAACKRDMFDFLIDLIPIEERIKYINLNVKGNSKRNNNSSSSSGNGSGDCSQGGGIHGGAHHGGLNHSSVNHSSVNHSIVNHGSVNHSSVNHGSDNHGSDNHGSDNHRVDFDTVKQYYNLYSSACNDKGAVSMQALNEELAEMAELAEKELNAANAVTVASLAAENGMGANGRSTNGPTANMANLRDAAHEFAANLNALYNGNDPDSSSTPPPNHAVNMAQNLFLSFNQNGHLTEEHSSSNSNQGGCMHNAKGYEEKHRNSLSSSGNQCTHVSGITKYNSRGSCSSNNQGSTSEHFGNNNVNASHVNFKCYSSVNDNMTRQCKQEYVKNMLNESGSLYNELHQNIPTSRTVNIPSNLQNKDLVNGNIPSYQKLQELKNRFGYAMQTVNVPNMANVSNVSNLSILSNVSNLSNLSNLSNVSNVSNDNGYIGGSECNGNIHLNPNLNLTSLSSSYNGMPSAQHALAQYNMVSSDDVRKPKGGSHSQAVQGQHSREVHPQDVNMRDAPPQEVHLQEVHPSGGNTNYQRLQTGKSDDKSSDDLNPQQSYVYNYHNPGYNQKGPNVVSSHILNGNLMNNMQNVSLNDSSVPRNNAPPSCSSSLDQRNAQSGEVPKMMAAQMMANSQINPFYKNSNSQSNRGKQGNLLLSDGNNLPPSRTNDKMSVNSIPTKSNAEINKDLKSKDLINNYFKLNNNGITATSTTTSTAATTTATTSATTAATNISAIQNRKNHGKHNAHKGNSALVGDNRISDGLLHEGLLTEGLLGERLVSEGLLSEGVLSDGLLNDGLLNDGLLNDGLLNDDLLNDDLLNEDLLSEDLLNEDLLNDGFFNSGRLKNSMFDSLQFDSSQLDSGQFDSAQFDSGEFDSAPYDSGQLGSGQLGSQLMNSQIVKSHLGKNHLTKNHLPKNHPPKNQPPKNHPPKIQLPKSHLPPSRLPNNQLANHHSGSRNSYISDHLNSQMSDQMSDHMSDLMADRLTDRLTDRLTDRLTDRLTDRLTDRMTSRMADQFSGQLNIQPSSHISAPMNKQINARMAENALNEILNTSENTAAKNTAINMINQNIDNNSVAHNHLSNIMPNMKSTAQQNVKPNVHSKMYLNLNPNAQGVPYQPTQQYSAQENNYVCNYNPQQYHSNKVKEKTHSFL, encoded by the coding sequence ATGAATGTAAAAAACGTCAAAGATGATGAGGTTGATGCCTTTTGGAAAAACCAGCTAGCCGAAATTTCAAATATGAGTGTGGAAGATTTAAGAACCCATAATTTACCCATTTctagaattaaaaaaattatgaaggaagatgatgaaataaaaagcaaTCAGATGGTGTCAGCAGACACCCCTGTCTTATTGGCCAAGGCTTGCGAGCTGTTCATTATGGAGTTAACTAATTATGCCTGGAAGTTCACAGAAGAGAGCAAACGAAGAACACTGCAAAGACAAGACGTGATTTCAGCTGCTTGCAAAAGAGATATGTTTGATTTTCTGATAGACTTGATACCCATAGAGGAACGGATAAAATACATTAACTTAAATGTCAAGGGGAACTCCAAGAGGAacaacaacagcagcagtagcagcgGTAACGGCAGTGGTGACTGTAGCCAGGGAGGCGGCATCCATGGCGGTGCCCATCACGGAGGCCTTAACCACAGCAGCGTTAACCACAGCAGCGTTAATCACAGCATCGTTAACCACGGCAGCGTTAACCACAGCAGCGTTAACCACGGAAGTGACAACCACGGAAGTGACAACCACGGCAGCGACAACCACAGAGTCGATTTCGACACCGTGAAGCAGTACTACAACCTGTATTCGTCGGCCTGCAACGACAAGGGCGCCGTGAGCATGCAGGCGCTCAATGAGGAGCTTGCCGAGATGGCGGAACTCGCGGAGAAGGAGTTGAATGCGGCGAATGCGGTGACGGTCGCGAGCCTGGCAGCAGAGAACGGGATGGGCGCAAACGGGAGAAGCACAAACGGACCAACCGCCAACATGGCAAACCTGCGGGACGCGGCGCACGAATTCGCGGCCAATTTAAATGCCCTGTACAATGGCAACGACCCAGATAGCTCGTCGACGCCGCCACCCAACCACGCTGTCAACATGGCACAGAACCTGTTCCTGAGTTTTAATCAAAACGGCCATTTGACAGAGGAGCACTCCAGCTCCAACAGCAACCAGGGAGGGTGCATGCACAACGCGAAAGGCTACGAAGAGAAGCATCGCAACAGTCTCAGTAGCAGTGGAAACCAGTGCACGCACGTAAGCGGAATAACCAAGTACAACAGCAGAGGCAGTTGCAGTAGTAATAACCAGGGCTCAACAAGTGAGCACTTCGGCAACAACAACGTGAATGCAAGTCATGTCAACTTCAAATGCTATTCATCCGTTAATGATAATATGACTAGACAGTGTAAGCAAGAGTATGTAAAGAACATGCTCAATGAATCTGGTAGTCTCTACAACGAGTTGCACCAAAATATACCCACCAGCAGAACAGTAAACATTCCTAGTAATCTGCAGAACAAGGACCTTGTCAATGGAAACATCCCCTCCTACCAGAAACTGCAGGAGCTGAAAAATAGATTTGGTTACGCCATGCAGACAGTGAATGTTCCCAATATGGCCAACGTCTCTAACGTTTCAAATTTGTCAATTTTGTCAAACGTTTCTAACCTGTCTAATCTATCTAACCTGTCTAACGTGTCTAACGTATCGAATGATAATGGCTATATTGGTGGCAGTGAGTGCAATGGGAATATCCATTTGAACCCTAATTTGAACCTCACTTCGCTATCATCTTCGTACAATGGAATGCCGTCGGCGCAGCATGCGCTGGCTCAGTACAACATGGTGAGCAGCGACGATGTGAGGAAGCCAAAGGGGGGCTCGCACAGCCAGGCGGTGCAGGGGCAGCACTCGAGGGAAGTACACCCACAGGATGTAAACATGCGAGACGCACCCCCTCAGGAGGTACACCTACAGGAGGTGCACCCCAGCGGAGGGAACACCAACTACCAACGACTCCAAACCGGCAAGAGCGATGACAAATCAAGTGACGACCTGAACCCCCAGCAAAGTTACGTCTACAATTACCACAACCCGGGATATAACCAAAAGGGCCCCAACGTAGTCAGCAGCCATATCCTCAATGGTAACCTCATGAACAACATGCAAAACGTAAGTTTAAACGATTCGTCCGTGCCAAGGAACAacgcccccccctcctgctcTTCCTCCCTGGATCAGAGAAATGCTCAGAGCGGTGAAGTGCCCAAAATGATGGCAGCACAAATGATGGCTAACAGCCAAATTAACCCCTTCTACAAAAATAGCAACTCACAAAGTAATCGCGGCAAGCAAGGCAACCTCCTCTTAAGCGATGGGAACAACCTCCCACCCAGCCGAACAAATGACAAGATGAGTGTAAACAGCATTCCCACGAAATCAAATGCGGAGATAAATAAGGACTTGAAAAGTAAAGACTTGATAAATAACTATTTCAAGCTGAATAATAATGGCATTACTGCCACGAGCACCACTACGTCTACCGCCGCCACCACGACGGCTACCACCTCGGCCACCACAGCGGCTACCAATATCAGCGCTATTCAGAACCGCAAAAACCATGGGAAGCACAACGCACACAAGGGGAACAGCGCACTTGTGGGTGATAACCGAATAAGTGATGGTCTGCTACATGAAGGGCTACTCACCGAGGGATTGCTCGGTGAGAGGCTGGTCAGTGAGGGGCTGCTCAGCGAGGGGGTACTCAGCGATGGGCTGCTCAACGATGGGCTGCTCAACGATGGGCTGCTCAACGATGGGTTATTGAACGATGATCTGCTCAACGATGATCTGCTCAACGAAGACCTCCTCAGTGAAGACCTGCTCAATGAAGACCTGCTCAACGATGGGTTTTTTAATAGCGGCCGCCTGAAGAACAGCATGTTTGACAGCCTCCAGTTTGACAGTTCCCAGCTTGATAGTGGCCAGTTTGACAGCGCCCAGTTTGATAGCGGCGAGTTTGACAGCGCCCCGTACGACAGCGGTCAGCTTGGTAGCGGCCAATTGGGTAGCCAACTAATGAACAGCCAGATAGTTAAAAGTCACCTGGGCAAAAACCACCTTACCAAAAACCACCTTCCCAAGAATCACCCCCCTAAAAATCAACCCCCCAAAAATCATCCCCCCAAAATTCAGCTCCCCAAAAGTCATCTCCCCCCAAGCCGACTTCCGAACAACCAATTAGCTAACCACCACAGTGGCTCGCGAAACAGCTACATAAGTGACCACCTAAATAGCCAGATGAGCGATCAGATGAGCGACCACATGAGCGACCTTATGGCCGACCGATTGACCGATCGCTTGACAGACCGTTTGACTGACCGTTTGACTGACCGCTTAACCGACCGCCTGACCGACCGCATGACCAGCCGAATGGCCGACCAATTCAGTGGCCAGCTGAACATCCAACCAAGCAGCCACATTAGTGCGCCCATGAACAAACAGATAAACGCCAGAATGGCCGAAAACGCCCTGaacgaaattttaaacaCCTCAGAAAATACGGCGGCAAAAAATACAGCCATAAATATGATTAACCAAAATATAGACAACAACAGCGTTGCACATAACCATCTAAGCAACATCATGCCAAACATGAAGTCCACTGCTCAACAAAATGTGAAGCCAAACGTGCACTCCAAAATGTACCtgaacctgaaccctaatgCGCAGGGTGTTCCTTACCAACCGACTCAACAATACTCTGCCCAAGAAAATAATTACGTTTGTAATTATAACCCGCAGCAATATCACAGCAAcaaggtgaaggaaaaaacgcactcctttttgtga